A segment of the Elaeis guineensis isolate ETL-2024a chromosome 6, EG11, whole genome shotgun sequence genome:
CCCTTCCGATGACACCATGGCATCGAATCTACCAATGCCTTCCCATGTCCTCCCGAAACTTCCCCAAGTCCTCTTCCTTTCCGCCCTTTTCACTACCGTCTACGCCCCCTGCTGGGCCAGCGAGAACATCTGGTACGAGTGCTCCACCGACTCCAACTACACCATGAACAGCACCTACCACTCCaacctcaacctcctcctcccctccctctcctctgccaccctctccaccgGCTTCGCCACCCTGTCCAAGGGCCAGGCCCCGACCAAGTCTTCGGCCTCGCCCTCTGCCGTGGCGACGTCTCCCAAGACGAGTGCCAATCTTGCCTCTCCAGCGCCGACCAAGACCTCCTCCAGCTCTGCCCCTCGGGGAAGTCCGCGGTCATTTGGCCCGATAAATGCTTCCTCCGCTACTCCAACCGCAgcttctcctcctcctcatccgatGACATCTCATTCAGAGAGATCATCTGCGATTTGGGGAACGTGTCGGAACCGACGAGGTTCGAGCACTTGGTGAGCGAGCTATTCAACAACTTGATGGAGCGGGCGGCGTACCATTCGGCGCTCATGTTCGCAACCGGGGAGGCAAAATTCATGACCTCGACGACGCTGTACGGGCTGGTGCAGTGCATGAGAAATCAGTCGGGGGACGAATGCTATGGGTGCCTGACGGTGTCGGCTGGAAATATACCAAATACTTGTTGGGGGAAGCAAGGAGCGGCGGTCTTGGGATACAATTGCTTGATGAGGTTTGACATCAACCCTTTCTACAACGAGTCTGTTGGGGCGTCACCGCCACCTCCACCGGATGATACGGTCTCTCCGCCCCCGAAGGGCAGCACTCCACCAGGAAAGGACAGGGGTAACAGGAGATTTTGTTACCATTTATTCTTTTGATAGGAGAGCTTATAGTATTCTTCCAGGGTAACTTGTTGCTATAATTCCATCAAATGAAGCTGGCTGTCTCCCCTGAGATGCACCAAGATTACAGGGATTCAGCTGATAACACATCTCCCGAATTACAAGTGTCCATCACAATGATAGCAGCATACTGCCCTGGTTCCACCGCCTAAACCTCACCACATATTGTGGTGGCATCACAGGAGAAATGAGTTGGATATCATCTGATTGACCCCGCGATTTCCCATAACAAAACTCTCAAAATTTTATTCATCATTCTGAAGACCAGTTGCATTTTAGGACTAATGAAGCAAGATTTACCGACCAGtaccatttattttattttattttattttccgaATCGTGCATCATAGGATACTACATCCGTCCCAGATCCCTTGCAAATGCTTTCTGATCATATTCATGGATTCATCTACCCAGCCGGATGCTGTTCAAAATCTTCATCTTTAATCGTTTGTTAGACTTTTGGAAACTCACAACTAGCaacaaaaaattgaaatcagCTTTCCCATAGCTATAAGTAATTCTCACTTGATTAAGGGCAAAGCAGTATTTGAAATAGGAAACATGCCTCAACTAGTCAAGGATAGGCTCACTGGAATACGACGGTTAGTAAAATTAGGAGGGTGACGTGGAGAAAGCTATCCTGTTTTGGTTGGTGTCAAGGACAAAAAGGCTTCTGTAGGGTATTTAGAATGAAAATTTTACTTTAAGAACGGGAATGCAAGAAGAGATGTTTGAAATGaaagatctttcttttttttttagtggaTTCAACCTTAGATATTTGTTGCCAATGGATAGACAAACTTTTATCCTGCACATTCTTCATTTACTTAAGGGTTGCTCCAAGGATATTTTAGTCTttttactttctatatatttctgACTATCGGATTAAATATGGACCATTCATGTTTAACTGGATGAGAGATCCATATGTATGACTGGTGCGGTAAATATTTCAAAGACGAGCATTATTttatgtcctttttttttttctattgcaaAAAGCCACGGGTGTGTGCAAAGGGCGTGTGCGGAGAAGCCACGGGTGCCACCGAAGGTAGAGGTGCGGGAGGGGAAGGGGGTGGAAGTGGTTAGGGGTGTGGTATAAAAAAGCCACGGCATCGGGAGTTGTGGTGCGGAGAAGCCATGGGCTGCGGGGAGGAGAGCAAGAGTGGGAGGGTGGAGTGGAGAACCCATGGGCTATGGAGGGAGGGGGGGTGGGAGAGGGTGGTAGTGCGGAGAAGTAGCGGGCTGTCGGAGGAGCTGAGAAGGGCGGTGGCGGAGGCAGAGGATCCGATGGGTAGAGGCGCACTGGGGGCACTGTGGGCAAAGGGCGGAGCACCGATGGGCAAAGGATGTGCCAGAGGGTGGTGGGAGTGCCGTGGGCGAGGGAGGGGGGCATGGTGGTGGAACCATGTTGATGGAGGAGCACCAATGGGCAGAGGACCCGCGGGTGGGtggtggagaagaagaaagaagggggGGTTGCagtggagaagaaaaaaaaagttaggGGGTGAGGGAAAGGGGGTGCTGTggcggagaagaagaaagaagagagggtgcGGGGGGAGTGCAGCGGGGCGGTGGGGGAGGGAGAGGCACAATGCTCAGTGCTGGGGTGATGGGAGGGAAGCACCGGGGGGAGGGAGGAAGACCACTGAGGAAGGGGGGTGGCGGTGCGGGGGTGGGACGATGGgaggagaagaaaataaaatctttaaaatgctctttataataaaatattataaaagagcaCCATAGCAAAATCCTGTACTTGATGTGATCTCACGCTTAATTACTTCCCATGCATAATTTTGTTTAGCTAGAACTGAATTGCATGTATGGCTCATGTGTTGGTTTAGAACACTTAGATAAACGCAAGTTACATGAAAGTTTGTATGCTAACTTCAAATTCTATAAAATTTGGATTGGATTCTATTTTGTTTCCCCTTTTTTTCACTATGACAAGAAGCAATCCTTGAAAATTTGGTAACAATTATTCACATGACACTTTTAAATGGGCATGCTATTATGTTGGTTATTTTTCAACTAGTGTGCATAGCTTGATCACCTTGACATATTGACCATCATTGGTAGTTTAGCAGTGGTAGTTAGCAAGCAATAATTTGATAAGTTATAAAATTCTCCTCTATGAGATAGAGGTATTTATATTTCTAAAACATTATCAATTTGGTTCAGGAAAAAAGAACAATGCAATGATGATTGTTCTTCTTGTTGTCTCCATGTTTGTTTTGCTGATAGTCTTATCTGCCGTTTTCATTTGTttgaggaggaggagaaaatttACAAATTTATTTAGTAAGTATCCgccattttctttttttaatttagacATCAAAGAAGAATATATGCACATTGTTTTTTGTTAAAAGCTCAAATCCAATTCATGGTTTTATGTAAAACATATGTCAGGACAACCAGACATTGAAAATGAGGAGGACAAAAACGTTGGAACTCTATTATTTGACTTGAGTACAATTGGAACTGCCACCAATAACTTTTCCGACACAAACAAGCTTGGAGAAGGTGGTTTTGGATCAGTTTATAAGGTAATGGAGTACTCTACCGTTATGGTTAGTCTCCATCCAGTTTGAATTAAACATAATTGTTTTCTTCTGTTATTTTGACTTTGCAAAAGGGAGTGCTACCAAATAGCCAGGAAATAGCTGTGAAAAGACTTTCAGCAGGTTCCAAGCAAGGGCTCTTGGAGTTTAAAAATGAGGTTGTTTTCCTTGCTAAGCTTCAACATAGAAATCTTGTGAGGCTATTGGGATTCTGCTTAGAACACGAAGAAAGGCTACTAGTCTATGAATTTCTCTATAACACAAGCCTTGACAAATTTTTATTTGGTATGCACTTCTTGCTCTTCTCCCCATGAGAAAAACTTACACTTTTTACAAGTTGAAAATGCCACTAGTTTTACCACTAAAGAAGTAATATGGCTAGGACCTGATGTATCACTATACCATGTATTTTTCGCTAGCCTTTTTCTCTATATGCTGTAGAtcatataattttaattatttttagagGTGGACTAGGATCCAGTCAATTAGATTCAAGTCCAATCTGATCAGTCTTTGGTGAAAGACAAGGGGCCAATAATGATGGTTTAAGTCATTGGACATGATCACCAAAATATAATTTGATTAGGAGGCATTGGCCAGCCTATGCATCAACTTGTCAAACACGAATAGTTTAAATAACACAATAAAATGCCTTTTATTTGATTGCTTCCCACATAAACTCAGGGGcaccaaatcatatgatttttggtcTATAAGTAGTTTACAGATAGAAAATCATATCTAATGCTTGGATCATTAGGGTTGAGCCTCTAACTTGTGGTAGGactattagatctaacttaaaatttgatcctagtTCACCTCATGTTTTCGCTCTTACTTAATAGTAGGAGTGGCAATCAGGTCGGGTTGGGTCGGATGCATGTCTGGTCAAAAAATTGTCCATCAGAATATGatcaatttattaaatagattaaaaatttatatctgaactcgacctatttattaaacagataactcAATTTGACCTACATAAaccatttattaaatggatcaaatcatgttaatttgGTTAAACAGATTAAGTAGATTTTGAAAGGGTTAAACGGATTAGGTTAAACAGGATATAAATAGGTTCAGCAAGTTTTAAATTGGTTAAATAGGTCTTAAACGGATTATTTGACTTAAttcaatctaaatattaaatgagttaaaaagattaaatgggtcaaatGTCAAAAACCCAAATTCGACCCAAATATTAAATAGGTTGATCGAGTTGACCTATTTATGATCAGAACACATTTAACCCAAACCCAAATCCAAACTTTCTCAATGGCAAGTCAATCATGGGTCGGTCTTTGACTGCTCGGGTCATATTTTGCCAACCTTACCTAATAGCAACAAGTATGTGCATGCATGTTTCTCTATAGAATTTAGATTGGAAGTATGAAAGATACATCCAAATCAGGCCTAGGCTATAAATATCACTATTTTAGCAATTCTATTACAAAATTTAGTGATCTTTCATTTCCTTTTATTGTCACGGTTAACATGCATTTTATTCCTTTTGTGTCCATTAGTTTTTTGGTTGGAACAGAGTTTACCTTGTTAATGTCCTACTTCATCTCGAAGTGAACTTTTCTTGGATAACAATCAAGGAACTAGTTCGGGTAGAGTTTATAAGCAACTTACATGAAATGCAGTCATTGCTTATTCACTCCCGAAAGGCTGATTCTTTATCATAAAATATAGTGCCTTTAATTTCATGTTAGATTGCTTCTTGGAGGCTTTGCTCTTTGTTTGGTTTTTGGTTTTTGGTTTCATTAAGATGATGAGCTGCTGGGTTATTGCTCAGCCTTTTAGCctattttgttttttttggttgatcaacGGTCAAGGCAGTCTGCGTTTCGTGTTAGATTATAACCAACACTAATTCCACTAACAATTCCACTGTAGTACTAAGAGAAGGCTAGATTTAAATAGGCGAGTTTTTGACATGTAAGCCAAAGATCGTTCTACAAAATTGAAAGGATATAAAAAGTACTTAGGATTGTACAGGTTGGTTTAGCCTCATTTTTGAGGGGCATATGAAGTCCTAATGATGTGTGCATATATACTATTACCTACTTAAATCTGGTCAACTCTCTTTTTGCAGAATCTTGCTCTGTGATTCCTATGTTATTATTTTTGACCCGATGTTGATTTTGTTAGAAAAAGGATAATGTTGCATGGACACAAGAATCTCATGtcgtatttatttatttttacaaattgATCATGATGACATAATTACATGCACTGACTAGGTTTTGACTTCATTGGAATAGATCCCATGAAAAATAGGCTGCTAGACTGGGGAAGGCGGTACAATATTATTGAAGGGATTGCAAGAGGGCTTCTTTATCTTCACCAAGATTCTCCACTCAAGATTATTCATCGGGATCTGAAAACAAATAATGTTCTGCTAGATCAGTACATGAACCCTAAGATTTCAGATTTTGGTTTAGCAAAGCTCTTTGATGAAGACAAAACACGAGGAATTGCTAGCCGAATTGCTGGGACATAGTATGTTACAGGCCTTATTGATTTATACATTCAATCCATATTTCAATTGTTGTGACTACTAGTTAGCATTgtaaatctttataattttgatCTTTCACTTGATTACAAGATATCTATTTCTTCTTTAGTCAATAACATACTGTTGCTTCAACACATGACTCTTCTATGACGGTATGCAGTGGGTACATGGCACCAGAGTATGCAATACATGGACACATCTCAACAAAAGCGGATGTATTTAGCTTTGGAGTTCTTGTTCTAGAAATTGTGACTGGTCGACGAATCACTGACTTTACAGGATCAGGGTATGCTGCGAATCTCCTAAGCTATGTAAGCATTTGATACTCTTACTCCAATCAATACTAAGATATCTACCAATGATTTAGTAGCACAAATTGCATCAGACAAGCCTAGTTGTGGATCTTGATTTTGCTTGCATGTAATGAAGGCATGGAAGCACTGGAACGCAGGGAAGGCACTGCATTTGATGGATCGAAGCCTTGGTGATCAGTATGATAGGCAAGAAGCCTCCAGATGCATTCATATGGGTTTACTCTGCGTCCAGGAAGACCGAACGAAGAGACCAAGCATGGAATTGGTTGTTCTCATGCTGAGTGGTCACTCTGTCACTGTTTCAACTCCTTCTGTACCTGCATATCTTGTCCAAGGCAGTGCAACCACCGAGGTTGATGTGGATTCAGGAAACAGAAATTCCAATCCACCAAACGGGGAGAGCTCTATCAGTGCGAGGAAAAATCTAACTCGGTATCTATAAATGATGTAACGATTAGTGAAATGGGACCTCGATAACTTGCACAGGGAAAATTTGGTCGTTTGATGAAAACGATATCATGTTTTAACCAGTCTTGTTAGCACTCACATTGAGAGAGCGTTGAACACTGTAACTTGAAAAGGTGTATATCTCATCACAAAATTGGAAGAACGGAACACATTATAACTCGAGGAAGTGAAGCTATACTTATTGGTTAAAAAAGCTTAGTGGTGTAAGTTTGCAGGGCTTCACAGAAGAAACCctagttgaaaaataaaattggcgTATGACGTGTATGAAGGGGCGAGCTCAAGGTATTCTTTAGTGAAAATTGAAAGAATAATTAGCAATGTGCTCGCCTCACAGTGCTATTATTGAACAGAGGCTAAAAATCTGAAACAACAGACGAGTGATCATTTCAAGCTAACTAGTTGTTTGATGCATCCTTGATTGGACTCTGTTTTCCAGCTGCCTCAAAAGAAGATTGACTCGGGTAGCTCTCATTTATGGAATATGGATAATTTTCCTCATAGCATCGTCACGTAGATTTGAAAGTTCGGACTTGGCTCAAACACGTCGACTTTTGAATCATCAGGTACGAGTCCAATTATAGACCCCATCAAAAAAAGGGAGAATTGTATACGGTAAAAGAAACTACCAGAGCAAATCTGGATCCAATATTTGACTTAATTACATAATTGTGCATGCATTTTGTGCGATAGATAAAAAGAATAATGAAATAAGAAAGAACAAGAGAGAAAATAGTAAGAGAAGAGCAAGAGCATATAAAGGATCAGTCTATATACCTACATCAACAGGTAAAGACAATGTAAAATGCTTCACTTTTGGAGATTACAGAGTATAAAAGGTACCTCACAAACTCTAGCCTCTAATATACCTGATCGTAGGACACTTAATTACACTCGTCTTGAGATTACAAGGGATATATATAATGAAGTAAGCTGATTTAGACTCAAACAGGTTTTTCTATTATAAGTAGTTTAGGCCAGGATCCTAAGTTGATATTGACTTGAATTGTTATCCAACATAGATCTTCTAGAAGTTGATGTGAATTTATCCTCCTAGAAGGAAAATTTTTAAGGCATACTCAACAAATTTTTACCTTGGCTTGAAGTTTACAAAGTCAAATATATGGAAATCTTTCTCACTATGTCTTTCTTATCTACCTCTAAGGGCATTAACCTCTACAAATACCAATCAAGTCTAAGAAATTCTTAAACTTATTAATTGGAAGTGACTTTATTAATATATCAGTTGGATTCTCTTCAATGCTTATTTTCTGAACTGtaataatatcattatttataaTCTTCTGAATAAAATGATATTTGACATCAATTGCTTGATCCGCTcatgatattttagatttttggcCAAGTAAATGGGGCACTAGCTATCATAGTGTACCATTATTAACTGCTGTTAAAGCCAAGACCATCAATAAGAACATGTAATTATATAGCTTCCTTGACTCCCCTGTTACAGCTATATGCTTTGTTTTAGCTGTAAATAAAGTAATTGTAGACTGAAGTATAGTCTTCCAAATAATAGTGCAACCAAAATAAGTAAAGATATATCCAATCAATAATCATATTTATCCAAATCACCTTCTTAATCAGAATAAAAATAGCTTGCAATACCATCAATTGATTTGCTACTATGATAGGCTAAGCCAATATTTGTAGAGcctcttaaatattttatattccaTTTCACGACTTGCTATTGTGTCTTTTAGGATTCCCATATGCCTACTAATCATATTAATAGTATATGAAATATCAGACCTAGTACAAACATAGCATATATCAAGCTACCAATTGCACTAACATATCAAATACATGACGTATTCTCCACCTCCTTAGTTTGCAGTGGCAATAAAGTAGATAATTTAAAGTGTGAAGCCAAAAGAGTACCCTTTGGTTTGGATCTATCTACACTAAAACATTCAAGCACCTTCTCTACATACTTTTTTTGAGATCAGTACAATCGACCTACTTGCTAATCTCAATGAATCTCTATCTCCAAAATCTTATTTGCcacacccaaatccttcatttcaaattcaccaaTTAACTAAACTTTCAACCTACTAATTTCATATTTATCCTTAGCTGTAGTGAAGATATCATCAATATACAATAACAAATATATATAGGAATCATTTGAGAGTTTTTTTATAATAAACATAACTATCATAGTAATTTCTAGTAATTATTAACCATGAAGGTATCAAATCTTCTGTACCACTATTTAAATGACTACTTCAGTTCATATAAAGATTTCTTCAATAGGCAAGCATAATTCCTTTTATCTGAAACAAGTAATTCTCTGACTATGATATATAGATTTATTTCTCTAACTCACTATATAAAAGATAGTTTTGATATCAAGCTGCTTAAGCTCTAAATCAAATGCACAAACCATAGCAAGTAGAACATATATGGAGCTATACTTCACAACAAGATAAAATACTTTATGAAAATACATTCCCTTCTTCTgatataatcttttgcaactaacCATCCTTGAGTCGTGTCATCTAAGCCCCAAGattgtcttctttcttcttgaaaatcCATTTGTAGCCCACTGTTATTTTAGTACCCTTAGGTAGCTATACTAACTTTTAAGTATAACTTTTCTAAAGTGACTCAATTTCTTCATTCATAGTTGCAACCTATTCTATAGACTCCTTGCTATTAATTGCATCCTAATATTAAGAAGATTTCTTACCCTCAATACTCTTAGCTACTGCTAGAGTATAAACAATCGTATTTGCATATCATGAAGATGATCTAATCTATCTCCTCTCCCAACCTATAGCAATACTATGCTTGTTATTGTGGTGATTTAATCATCCTGTATAAAATCTTGTCTCTATATGATTGGATTGAATTGGAGA
Coding sequences within it:
- the LOC105046954 gene encoding cysteine-rich receptor-like protein kinase 44 — its product is MERAAYHSALMFATGEAKFMTSTTLYGLVQCMRNQSGDECYGCLTVSAGNIPNTCWGKQGAAVLGYNCLMRFDINPFYNESVGASPPPPPDDTVSPPPKGSTPPGKDRGKKNNAMMIVLLVVSMFVLLIVLSAVFICLRRRRKFTNLFRQPDIENEEDKNVGTLLFDLSTIGTATNNFSDTNKLGEGGFGSVYKGVLPNSQEIAVKRLSAGSKQGLLEFKNEVVFLAKLQHRNLVRLLGFCLEHEERLLVYEFLYNTSLDKFLFDPMKNRLLDWGRRYNIIEGIARGLLYLHQDSPLKIIHRDLKTNNVLLDQYMNPKISDFGLAKLFDEDKTRGIASRIAGTYGYMAPEYAIHGHISTKADVFSFGVLVLEIVTGRRITDFTGSGYAANLLSYAWKHWNAGKALHLMDRSLGDQYDRQEASRCIHMGLLCVQEDRTKRPSMELVVLMLSGHSVTVSTPSVPAYLVQGSATTEVDVDSGNRNSNPPNGESSISARKNLTRYL